Genomic window (Nomia melanderi isolate GNS246 chromosome 14, iyNomMela1, whole genome shotgun sequence):
TGGAGGTTGTCTGTGTCAGACTATTTCAAACACTTTGGTAAAGTACGCGACGATGAAATTACTGTTAGGAGTGtataaaatgaaactgtattatTAGATTATTGGCAACATTGTTTATGTTGCTGCTCATTTGTGCAGAACCCTGCCACTAGAtatggttaatatttattatttcttaatctTGGTCTATGATTTTTAAGGCCAATATGACTTAAGGTAACCGATATAATTTTAGTGGAGGattaacagaattttaataaaatataaatatggtaaCTTACAATGGAACCGTATTAAAAACACTGCACGATCAGTAATTGTTAATACATAATATTGATCGCGGGAATTTACAATCAATTCTATATCATGAGTATAAGAGTGGGGAGGGCAAACTATTTTAACCATCGGTGTAGAAGAGATGACGTCTGTTGCCATCCCGTCAACGTGCTAACATGGCGTCTGCATCGGTAGGTGCACGGAACATTTCAATATACACGTTTTCAGTACATTGACGCcaagtttttatttaacttcGCTGATTTCAATTGACCGTATCGGTTCATATAAAAGCTTATTAAAAGCGTTATCGTTTAAACTGCAAGAAGTTGATGTTCTTTCATTGCTCGTGTCGGAAGAGTTGTTATTGACATTTGTTCGTGAATTTCCGTACGTATATTTGCAATTTCAAATATGTCTGACATTAAGATGTACTTCGAATGTTTCCTAGACGTATTCGTAgagaaattgtttcattaattatcagTTTTTTCATTCGGCACCGATTCATTATTTTGCTGTTTGGTTATAATcttctttctttgtttatttagattgtataCTAGGAAGGTAGACTATACATATTCTAGTTAAGTTAGATAGCGCAAGTTTTAGAGCAGTTTCTTGTTGCTCTTTAAACATTTCCatcgttttattattaggtCCCTTTACTAATGGATGACGATACCATTGCTTTTGGGGAGGAGGATGAGGCTAGCCAAAATGCCAACAAACTCAAGTATATAGATTATAAGTTAGACGCATAAGATTACTCATAGCTTAGGTGTTATAATgtgaattcattaaattttttagaCATCCATATGTCACCTTATTTCATTTAGCCTTCAGAATCGCTGCGATCGTAGTTTATATGTTGTGTGGCTGGTtctcaaatagttttatagctaGCTTCGTAACAGTCATATTACTGTTATCAATGGATTTCTGGACAGTTAAAAATATCACCGGAAGGTTAATGGTTGGCCTTAGGTGGTGGAATTATGTGGATGATAATGGAAAAAGTCATTGGGTGTTTGAATCCAAAAAGGTTTGTCTTATTACGTAAGAGATTTAGCGCTAAATAACTTAAGGtcactttcattttttaagaataattccttcacattttattaaatagttcAAGGACTATTTAAGCTTTTACATTTTACGTTCTCAACACATTTCGCTCTGAACTCTTTCTAATTACACAAGAATGTAGAATTACACCATTATATGCAACACAGTACCAAGATTATTTTAAGTGCCAGTTATAAACTACAAGGTCTACTATGTACCCTGTTTTTCAGGGTGTTCAACAGAACCGCATTAATGCAGCTGAAGCTCGTATTTTTTGGTTGGCATTAATTCTTTGTCCATTATTGTggtcaatatttttcatggtgGCTTTGTTTGGTCTGAAATTTAAATGGTTGCTGCTTGTCTGTATCGCAATTGCCTTGAACGGCGCGAATCTCTATGGATACGTGAAATGCAAAATGGGAAATGACCGAAATATATCCGCGGCGACAAGCGACTTTCTCAGAAAACAGGTCATACAAAATGTATGTAAATTGAATGTACGATTATGGTATTAGGTGAAATAAGAAACTGGTACGATCCGTGACCATTGATTTTATCGTAGGTTGCATCGATGATGTCTAGAAGTCCACCAACGAATAATCCAAATCAACCAACTAATGTGATATAAAACTGCGATCCCGCGGCCCTTATTTAAGAGAAATGTTGCCATATCAGGCAGTGAAACGCGTGATCTTCGGCATTAGAAATAAACATTTGTACATAACGATAATTGTCCAATAGAATAAGTCCTAAcgacataatataataataaactgcTATCATAAATATGTCTCGACCTTTGTTTTCTTCACGATCATTTTAGGATAAAAATGAAAGGTACCCAGTCTGCCTTACGTTAGTTATTAGTTTATTGATGCCGCAAGGCAATATATAATGTACACGTTATTTCTCCTTGTCAACAGACTTCCTATtacacaatatttaatttgcataGGTGTTAATTAGTAACATTACATTTATCATATTCACTTTAGCCTGTTGTATTCTTTCTGGCAAGAAAGTATCACAAAATAATTTCCCattctttcaacgatatttAGATTCGACTTATTTCTTTgtcttttctcattttttttcccCTTAAATTCACCGTTTCTTCCCGGAAATGAACGGCCGTGATCGCTCATGGTCACCGAGCGAGGATGAATTCGAGACGATCTTCACGCACAGTAACAATCTCGACGTAAATATTGCGCGGAGCATTGACGGCCGATTgtaatttgttacatttattagaGACTGCTCCGGGAACGCTCGAGTTGCATGCATTATTattccgtttctctttttttttgtttaagaaGAAGAATACAACAAACCACGTATTGCTATACAGTTTgggatataaaaaaattataaacattaacaatAGACACGCAGCTAAGGTACAACATACACAAAAAAGTCTCGGAATGATACAAAAAAACGTAATCACGTTACGATCCggtatcttataaatatacgaATATCGTGGACTTCTTCGTATTAGTAAATTCATCGAATACAATTTAACGCTACCAACTTATAACTAGTTAATATGTTTTATACAATCGTTTTAATTTCGTTTCGCGCGAACGTATTGTGTaggtttttttctctctcttttttttttgttttctttttcccgTTTACTTTAGTCTGGAACTTTAAACACGAAGTTGTCGACCATGTTGGCGATACCGCACTTTGTGCGGGATAACGTGACTTTATTTGTTCTTGTCGcaattctttcttcttcttctttttctttttttgtgtGTTCTTTTTGCCAGTGTGTTTAAAAGTGTACGATTAAAAATCGAATGATCGAGTTTAGCTACCGCCGAAAGGGCAAAAGTCTATGGGCAAAGAATACGTTCCTAGTGCGTAAAACATCAATGAACAGCTTTCGTAGCTTATTATCGTTTCGAAGGAATGTCATTATTTTTTCTCAGTGAATGTTTCCCATTTGTTAGTCAGCCTTTTTAACGACTAAAGAAAGTCCGTAGTAAAACGTTACGAAGTCTTGAACGACGTGTAACAATATCATCGATatcttaaaaaaatgtatttcgaGTTGCCTTCTGGTAAGTTTCTACACCAATTGTACTCTTCGATAATAGCACgtttctatttctctctttctctctttctttctctcactctttctctttctctctggctGTAAAGAAATTCTCGTTATCATAGTGACTGCGTTTAATTTACGAGGAACAGTTCATTCATCGTCGTTGCCAATGTAACAATATCAAATTCGTATTACTGACAGAAGCACGATATCGCTAAGATAACGCCAACGCAAAGATGAGCAAGATAAGGTAAGGTGTACATGTGCATACGAGACAAGATGATAATACGGAAATCATCATTGAAAAAGAATGATATCTTTTCGAGATTAACGAGAGATGCGGTCCTAATGGCTAGTTTATCTCGTAAAAAGATccttagaaattaatttcgttccCTTCGACGGGAAATACGAGTAAAAATCAACGCGATGCCAACTAGATTAATAGACGATGCGATGGTAAATCAACGTAACTTGAAAATTATGTCACGTAGTTCGAATAGACAATGAGAGATACGATGATTAGGTAATTTCCCTTTGAACGATGTCCAAGCCATTTAAGTACTTTAGCAAGTACTGGAAAAATACGTAGTAATGAATTAGACGCTACGGCCCTCAGTCTtacaacaatgaaataaaatgatcgAATATAACAACAATAAATGCACATTCTGAAGTAATGGAGCATGTACATACAGAGTATTCGATAGAAATCTCGTGTAAAAACTATCTGTGTACGTAGGACTTTGTAAAAAAAAACTTATAGAAAAGTTAAAAAAGACAATATCAAAAAATATGTTCGAAATGAAAAGTGCTCAAATGAAATTCTCGTAAATATGTAACAACGCGCTTGTTCGGATAAAACCATTTCAATCCCGATAGTCTGTAAAATATCCACAGCTTTCTTattttactctctctctctcttctctctctctctctctctctctctctctctctctctctctctctctctctctctctctctctctctctctctctctctctctctctctctctctctctctctctctctctctctctctctctctctctctctctctctctctctctctctctctctctctctctctctctctctctctctctctctctctctctctctctctctctctctctctctctctctccctctctctctctctctctctctctctccctctctctctctctctttctctctctctctctttctctctctctctttctctcttcaatGCGTACTCTCTTCATTtgtgatatttataatatatatatctatatacttatatagatatctatatatatatatatatatatatatatatatatatatattattgatcatcttatttatatatatttatatatatttatattcattcatttatttatatttatatatttatataatgttgcTAATGACAGACGGTGCATTTATGTACACTTAGTCACAATTCCTTACCCTCGAACCACTATCAaacgaaaaaatgttaaacgctCGATTCAACGGCTCGAAATCGAATCTAGAAAAAGTAATACTGACTTTCTCTCGTTGCTGGACGAGCGACGTCTTATTGTACGATCGAACGATCGGAGCCAAACGAATgccaaaaactgaaaaaagatCCGTTCCCCCTCTTATCGGGGGGTTGGGCGGGGGGTGTACTCGTAATTGTATATATACTTACATACTTTAGTAAATAGAATT
Coding sequences:
- the LOC116428995 gene encoding putative Golgi apparatus membrane protein-like protein CG5021 isoform X5, translated to MDDDTIAFGEEDEASQNANKLKHPYVTLFHLAFRIAAIVVYMLCGWFSNSFIASFVTVILLLSMDFWTVKNITGRLMVGLRWWNYVDDNGKSHWVFESKKGVQQNRINAAEARIFWLALILCPLLWSIFFMVALFGLKFKWLLLVCIAIALNGANLYGYVKCKMGNDRNISAATSDFLRKQVIQNVASMMSRSPPTNNPNQPTNVI
- the LOC116428995 gene encoding putative Golgi apparatus membrane protein-like protein CG5021 isoform X2 translates to MSIRVGRANYFNHRCRRDDVCCHPVNVLTWRLHRLYTRKVPLLMDDDTIAFGEEDEASQNANKLKHPYVTLFHLAFRIAAIVVYMLCGWFSNSFIASFVTVILLLSMDFWTVKNITGRLMVGLRWWNYVDDNGKSHWVFESKKNRINAAEARIFWLALILCPLLWSIFFMVALFGLKFKWLLLVCIAIALNGANLYGYVKCKMGNDRNISAATSDFLRKQVIQNVASMMSRSPPTNNPNQPTNVI
- the LOC116428995 gene encoding putative Golgi apparatus membrane protein-like protein CG5021 isoform X4, whose translation is MASASVPLLMDDDTIAFGEEDEASQNANKLKHPYVTLFHLAFRIAAIVVYMLCGWFSNSFIASFVTVILLLSMDFWTVKNITGRLMVGLRWWNYVDDNGKSHWVFESKKNRINAAEARIFWLALILCPLLWSIFFMVALFGLKFKWLLLVCIAIALNGANLYGYVKCKMGNDRNISAATSDFLRKQVIQNVASMMSRSPPTNNPNQPTNVI
- the LOC116428995 gene encoding putative Golgi apparatus membrane protein-like protein CG5021 isoform X3, with the translated sequence MASASVPLLMDDDTIAFGEEDEASQNANKLKHPYVTLFHLAFRIAAIVVYMLCGWFSNSFIASFVTVILLLSMDFWTVKNITGRLMVGLRWWNYVDDNGKSHWVFESKKGVQQNRINAAEARIFWLALILCPLLWSIFFMVALFGLKFKWLLLVCIAIALNGANLYGYVKCKMGNDRNISAATSDFLRKQVIQNVASMMSRSPPTNNPNQPTNVI
- the LOC116428995 gene encoding putative Golgi apparatus membrane protein-like protein CG5021 isoform X1; translated protein: MSIRVGRANYFNHRCRRDDVCCHPVNVLTWRLHRLYTRKVPLLMDDDTIAFGEEDEASQNANKLKHPYVTLFHLAFRIAAIVVYMLCGWFSNSFIASFVTVILLLSMDFWTVKNITGRLMVGLRWWNYVDDNGKSHWVFESKKGVQQNRINAAEARIFWLALILCPLLWSIFFMVALFGLKFKWLLLVCIAIALNGANLYGYVKCKMGNDRNISAATSDFLRKQVIQNVASMMSRSPPTNNPNQPTNVI